From the genome of Podarcis muralis chromosome 3, rPodMur119.hap1.1, whole genome shotgun sequence:
CCTTGCAAGTAATTGAAGATGGACACGGGATTATTCCATGTGTCTGTTCCAGATATAAAACTTTTAGGACCTCTTCTTACAGATTTCTTAAGAGATGCAGAGCTTTTTCCTGACTCAAACATCCTAGTCAGTTTCTGTTCAGCAGATTCAGTCCGGCCCAAATGATTGTGGGAAGAAGCTAGAGCAGCATTAGGAAAAGCCTAACCGAACAAACGGGGTTTTGAACATGGGGGAAACTGAGAGCTTTCAAAGGCACAGAGGTCTTCTGCTTCCCACAATGTATTTGTATTTGCACAGTTTAGACCATTTCCCACAAGAATGTGTAGAACTAGACTAGTTCTTTGATGTCTGGTTACACCGTCGTAATTGCTCAGTAATTCCTTAATAAtcattgtaatttgttttaaagtatGTGGAAATGGGATATCTTTCAAGAAACAGTGCTGCAATATCAAATGTCTTGTGGGCAATGAGGCAAGTTTGCAGGGCTTTTGAGTTTTTTGATCTTTACTATTGTCTTTTAAAGCTTGTGTTGTAAGTCCCTCCTTCCGAGGGTGTGGCTATTTCCTCTTCATCTTCCACCTGCTCCCAGAAAATCTATGTAACCGAAAGTGCCTCTTAGTGTTCCAGCTGTTTCCTATATCTGAACAGCCAGTTGAAAATCAGCCCCAGGTATGCGACCTAGATATATGATGGTTGTGTGGgatatttgtatattttgttcAGAGAGTGGCACGTATCTGTGTCCACAGCCCATTTTGACGCAAAATGCAGACATGGTGTCTTGAAACTttaacccaatttaaaataccgTTTTGATCTATACGCTATCCGTAACGGGCTATGCATTTCTATAAGATGCTGTTTCTTTCTTACCCCATTGTAGAAGAATTTTGAGTTCTGCATTCCAACAAAATAATCTCTGCCTTGTGAATTTAGAGAGGGCGGCTGCCCATACACAGCTCCCCACCCTCTCAGGTTTAGGGTGAAGACAGGCTCTCTGTATACTACCCTTTATTGGGTTTAAAACCATGAGAGTGGACAAGAGTGCTGTCaaagtttttattagttttatttataaaatgtttacCCCTTCGGACTTATCACTCTCATAGCTGCTTACAGCAAACTGAAAAAGGTAGAGCAGCAAAAACATCAAATTTGTGGCAGTTACTGTGTGAAATTTTCTGCAAGAAGATTGTCATGGGTTTTGGTCCAGAATAAAGTCCAGCTGATTATAGGGTACTGGGGGGTGGGCGATGGCACTGTATAAAACGTATTCTATAAATACAGAAGGGTATGATCTCTAGGATTATGTTTTGGGCTTCCATTTTTTCCAGTGCACTGAAGTAACATTTGCTGCTAGTCACGGTTtttcttctgcttgtgccctctaGTAGGCCACCTATGTTTGCATGAAGGTTGCAAGATGCTGGTGTTAAACTGTTCTACAAAGCTGCAAATACTGGAACACAAATTACTCAATAATTTTCCTGAATCACTCAAGGTAATGCAAATCTACGTAGACTTTATTTATGGGCTTGAAAGTCTGAACTACCACGGTGTATCTTTTAGAGAGATGATGGAGTACAGATTTTTGCTATTAGACCTGAATTTGTACTTGTGTTCCATGCAGAAATACAGTTGGGGGctgttttttgtctttttgaaAAGATGGATGGTCTGTAtacttttattaaataaaaatgcattttatatttatattagcACCCCCAGAACAACATTTAAACTTGCATAAAACAATTACAAAATGATCACTACAGTATTATGATAATGAACATTAGAATTTTATCAGGGGGTTgacagttataataataataatctgatgcAAAATGGCAGGCTGGTTTTGTTGCTGCCTTCAAACATTGGCATCAGTGATTAATGGAGACCTGTTGAAAATTCATAAAGATGAAATGTTATATCTACCCTATAAATTCAGTTCGTCATAAATGTGCAACACATGCATAGACATAGATGCTCAGAGAGGGTAGCAGTGATTATGCTCTGCAGGTATGTGCCAGTTCTGAATGAAAAGTGCAAGGCTCCATTATGCTGGTGTCTCTCAGGTACCCACGTTCAACTGAGGTCTCAATTGCAGCCAGCACATCAAGTGAGGTGATGCTTAactctgtaagctgaagcattcAAGAAAGCCGAATGTTTACTCcctgagaaaaacaaaacaaaaactcaccATCGTTTCTGATACAGAATTGTGCCTGATTCATTTCAGGTAAAACATACACAACTTTTCTGGAAAACGTCAGAATTTGCAGTCTTTTGAAACATCTTTAAAGGCTCCTTTCAGTTTGTTGCTTTTGGAAACTTGCTTTGCTCTCCCTTGTGTTTTCCCTCCGTTTGAGCTCATTACTGCAGCCAAGCCTTTGGCTTGCAGAGTGTCATGGGAGTAGGGGAAGAACAATGGCCTCCATCCTCTCTGTCCTCTTTTCTCCGTAAATGTCAGTAAGATCTTGCTTCCATCTACAATGGTTCTCTGAAAACACATTTgcagaagagagagggaaataacTCAACCTTTTAAAGCAGCCTAATTCTTAGTTCCTTAGGCAGTGatgaatataggtaaaggtaaagggaccgctgaccattaggtccagtcgcggacgactctggagttgcggtgctcatctcactttactggccgagggagctggcgtacagcttccgggtcatgtggccagcaggactaagccgcttctggcaaaccagagcagtgcacggaaacactgtttaccttccctccggagcggtacctatttatctacttgcactttgggacgtgggtggtgctgtgggtaaaagcctcagcgcctagggcttgccaatcgaaaggtcggcggttcgaatccctgcggcggggtgcgctcccgttgctcggtcccagcgcctgccaacctagcagttcgaaagcacccccgggtgcaagtagataaatagggaccgcttactagcgggaaggtaaacggcgtttctgtgcgcggctctggctcgccagagcagcgatgtcacgctggccacgtgacccggaagtgtctccggacagcgctggcccccggcctcttgagtgagatgggcgcacaaccccagagtctgtcaagactggcccgtacgggcaggggtacctttacctttaccttttactttgatgtgctttcaaactgctaggttggcaggagcagggacggagcaacgggagctcaccccatcacggggattcgaactgccgaccttctgattggcaagtcctaggctctgtggtttaacccacagcgccacccgcatccagtgctttttacttcttcaaaaaaaatgtttaggggtcctctcattttcctattcatattgaaatgctgcccctcactGAGGCCatacttagattcacaaaatgtttaggggcctGCGTCCCCCCTGAAATAAAGCACTGCATATAtccaacctgagcataggatgggggcactcacagcattaacaccccaacagatcttgcttccctaTTAGGTTTCCAGATGGGCACCAAAGTCCAGCATAGAGGCCGACGTGTCTCTGTCtcctccagctcccagctcttaTACACAACAGCTCTGTTGTTCTGCTGCCTAGGATCACCTGGCATCCAGCCAGGTGGGGGAAAATGCCTACCCCCCTTTGTGGAGAGCACGGTTCTTGGCTCATGTTTTCGGATGCTTATGAGCACTTAACTGGCCAGCGAAAGCCAAATGACTTAATTTGGCCGATCTTCCAGGTTCCCTCATGCAATCTAGCCTCACTGATACAGGATCACAGGTTTTGGAAGGGACTTAGGGTTTCATCCAGACTGACCttcataacaatattttttccaaCCTCTAAACAGCTCATCTTTCCTTTTGAAGGTTTATGGAGCAGTGCTAAATATAAACAGAGGAAACCCCTTCAGCAAGGAAGTGGTGGTGGATTCATGGCCAGAATTTAAAGCTGTTATTACCCGCCGGCAGAGAACGGTATAGTAAAGGGTATAATCTAGTGTGCTCTCTCTCCATCtccacctccctcccctccccccatacacACAACATTTAGGTGCTGGGTGTTCAGCATTGCTTAAAAGAGCCATGGATTTGTGAGttcccctcttctctttcagcatgagtgaaatatactcggagttgagtgtggatttcatgctctttatttgtctgctttatatactttatttacacaatgggccccatgtaaTTCCGGGAttttcctgtaggccaatcaggttgcagctTCACTTCCActtggagttggattgggtggctcctgtggaccaatcagactgctgcattctgaatcctattgttctaggaccaatcagaccgctgcaatttggatcctattcagctcagtacataacaatgagcATGAGGGGAGAAGAAGCTTTCACTTCCGTTTTTTATTATGCCTGAAGCTGAACAAACCAGTTAGTTTTAAGCATGGTTTAGGGAGTCAGGCTAGCTTCAAACCATGTTTTATTATACTGGCTTGTTTGCCCTAAATCACAGCTGAGACTGACTACAGTTTAGGTTCATAGATAATGATGAACTATACTTAATTGACAATAGAAGTTTCAACATGAGTCCTTAAAGCAAACAAGCTTTTTCATTTAGTTTTCTTGATTTATATACAAATTTTCCTGATTTATATACAAATGATTGCTGAAACTTGCTGTTAATATTTGACATGCTCACTTCCTTACTCCTGAAATttgaataataatttaataataataatttttatttataccccgccctccccagccaaggccggccaggctcagagcggcttacaagcaataataaaacaagttgaatgattacaacttaaaaacaaaatcaaaatacagcattaaaatactgaaacattaaaatattaaaatattacaaatgtggaacatGTATGTATGTGACACTTGCAGTAGTGCCAATTCCGCACACTATATTCTTCTGTACCACCAGCACATCATCCACTTGTTAGAATAGTTGAAGGTCATTTTTGATCTTATGGAGATCGCTCTGGGTCCATAATAATCCCTCAGCAACAGAGCCACCCCATTCTGAAGAGGTGGCATTGGGGGTGCtattcctgcctccatccatcagCTGGTCGTGTGTCAACATCACGGAGTAGTTCTCCACCAGCAGGTTGTCAGGGTCATCTGATTGGTCAGGCAATTTCCCCAAGGGATAATTTCCCCACTTCACCCAAATGGGAAGCCTAAGGAGAATCGCTACAAAACTCATTTATTGAGAAGAAATAAAGGCTTTTGGCCATTGTTTCTTCATTCTAAGTTCTCTTCACTTGACCAGCCGTTTGACCAGGCCTCCTGATTTGAGCCCTGTGGCACATCACAGTTTTGATCATAGCAACAAAACTATTATGTATCTGTGTGTATAATGGGATGAACTAGGGGTTTTTGTGTCTTTAAAATCATAGGCTGAAAGTGATGACCTGGACCATTTTACCAATGCCTATGCTGCATTCTACAAGGACCAGCAAGCATATCAAGCGTTGCTGGAGAACCCAGACACTGTAAactgggagcaggtcttccaaatACAAGGTAAAGCTTATTTCTTGCTGGGTATTGGAAATAAGGATGGGCTGTGACTGACTTCTGAAGAAAGATTTCCAAGCAATATTGTCAGAGTGTGGAAAGAATTAGTGGCACAGACTTGAGAATTTCAGCAATGTGTCCTTTGTCACAAACTAGATTTTTGCCAGGGTACGTTGTACCTGCAATATCCTAAGAATATCTAGATCAAACGCTGTGCTCTAAAGATTATCGAATGAATGGTGCAAATATAGCAGAAATTAAATGGTGTATGTTCTCTTGCAGGCTTTCACATAAACACTTGCTTATTTATGTGGCCAGTAGCAAAGTgattctctctttctcacacacacagacatggtTGGTTTTGCACTTGGGAATTTAATGTGATGATTGCAGCTAATGAAAATGTGTATACAAGTTGTTTTATTTAAACCATTGTGTTAGATTCTTTCAGCTGTTTGTTTAAACGCCCCAGGGTACCTTctcacaaaacaaaatgaatttaaCTTTTAATCTGAATCATTCAGTGAGGGATGTAAATTTGGTTGTCAGTACAGGTGCCACAAAATATCTATATAAAGCATCAAAATGAATTTTGGGTTCTGTCTTATGAGTGTGAAAAAGGAGCATTTCTAAAGAAAtgaaaaaaagtattttgtgGGACACAATACAGCACCTCTAGCTAGTTTGGCTAAACTGGATTAGTCCATTTCCTTATATCTTGCATTTTAAAGGCTTATTCTCTCATTTATTTGCACGCAGGACTGCAGGATGGATTATACGACGCTTCCCAAGCTGTAGCTAGTTCCAAGCTTGTGGATGTAAAGCAGTCTTGTTTCCAAATGGTTATCCATCCAGATCCTGATACACTTCCTGAGGTTAAACTCCCGTATGTTCAGTCATATCATTACTATTTTCCACAGCAATGCCGCTCTTGAAATAGGTGCCAAAATTAGACACTGATTTATGAAGGTGGGTGAAGACGCCCCAGTTCACTGAAGGATTCCCCCACCTCACCCAGTCTGCTGATTCCTGTCCTTTTCTGTATTAATGTTttgcaacatcgggggggggggggggcagatttcaGGCTTGTAGAATCtcatttgtggttgttttttttactagaTTCACTGGTCAATGTCAGGTGTAAAATACGGTTGTTTGGAAGGAAGGCTGGGTGGGTGACACACAGCATAGTATTAAACAAGAAGGTTTAAAATGCACTCCTGAATATTTCCTTCCCCTAGCTCTGATCACCACATTTTCTAAATTAAGATGCTGTGTCAGATGAAGAAAAGAAtcccctttttgtattttttaaccaTTTTCAGGAgcaactccatggacaaaatTGCTACCCTGCAGGTGTGAAAGCAAAGACTGCATTGTTTCTGTTGGATGCATTCCTTCAAACTCACCTTTGGTATTAAGAATGGACTTGTATTAGTAGGATCCTTATAAGTATTATCCCAAAAGGCCGAGGTGGGGAGCGACAGTGCGGAATATCTGATAGGCTTTATCGCCTACTGGCTCcactttccccttctgtttgtcttCTTTCCTTCCATTCCCACCCATCTCAcgtagggcttatccacacttgccttttggGCCACTCTTTCCGGGCACTGGTCTGTGCTTAAAAGCTCTGTGCCCAAGCCcttttttgccccagagctttctccTCAAAAGCcagctctttagcactcaatcagagcaaatgtcagttcAGGTTTCCCACGGATTGAGCTTTAAAGGGCAGATTTTCACTGGAAGAACtccagatagataaatagataaatgctTTTCAGTatctttatgcacccccttgcccaggttgtccagagttttggg
Proteins encoded in this window:
- the GLYATL3 gene encoding glycine N-acyltransferase-like protein 3, with the protein product MLVLNCSTKLQILEHKLLNNFPESLKVYGAVLNINRGNPFSKEVVVDSWPEFKAVITRRQRTAESDDLDHFTNAYAAFYKDQQAYQALLENPDTVNWEQVFQIQGLQDGLYDASQAVASSKLVDVKQSCFQMVIHPDPDTLPEVKLPLVPPPKLASLEVSHASLLNSTWSRGGSEQCRKYLASLISCFPSTCVLDEGGCPIAWGLTDQFATMIHGYTLPEHRRKGYNRLIATVLAKKLHSQGFPAQGNVLEDNVPSVTLLKSMNAQFLPCQFVRLIHTPFGFVNTSRL